In a single window of the Nicotiana tomentosiformis chromosome 8, ASM39032v3, whole genome shotgun sequence genome:
- the LOC138897775 gene encoding uncharacterized protein gives MVRTRTTDIPDLGGAAPPVAKGRGRGRGRAPARGRGQGHPRAAPVAPPANPVEDPIIEELGEVPLPDPAPMDFMTALGFQEREELWCQLEQLEQGQMSVTDYEAIFSELSRHALMILPTDAERVQRFVAGLHPSIRASMAREVEMGTDYQLVVEISRRIEGYRQRGREQMQQDKRTRFLGEFRGAPARGRGSTYLYVLSMFAHFLDIPRESLGPLVYVSTSVGDSVVVNHIYRSCVVTFCGYETIADLLLLNMIDFEVILGMDWLSPYHAILDCYAMTVTLAMPELPILDWKGSSVSSSSQVISFLKGRHLVKKGCLAYLAYVRGTTAESPMIDSVPVVREFADVFPSDLPGMPPDCDIDFRIDLAPGTQPISIPSYRMAPKELKEQL, from the exons atggtgaggacacgtacaacggACATTCCAGACctgggaggagctgctccccctgttgctaaaggccgaggcagaggtcgggGGAGGGCACCAGCCCGAGGGAGGGGACAAGGGCATCCCAGAGCtgccccagtagcaccaccagcaaatccagtggaggatcccatcatAGAGGAGCTGGGTGAGGTGCCTCTTCCAGATCCAGCCCCGATGGATTTCATGACAGCActgggctttcaggag agggaagagttgtggtgTCAGTTAGAGCAgctcgagcagggtcagatgtctgtgaccgattatgaggcgatattttctgagttgtctcgccatgcacttatgatacttcctacggacgcagagagagtgcagagattTGTTGCGGGGTTACACCCTAGTATTCGGGCTAGCATGGccagagaggttgagatgggtactgatTATCAGCTAGTGGTAGAGATttctcggaggattgagggctaccgccagaggggtagagagcagatgcagcaggacaagaggACCCGATTTTtgggagagtttagaggtgccccggctaggggaagag ggtctacctatttaTATGTGTTATctatgtttgctcatttcctggatattcctcgtgagtccttgggtcctcttgtttatgtgtccacttctgtgggcgattctgtggttGTGAATCATATCTACCGGTCCTGTGtggttacattctgtggttacgagactaTAGCAGACCTTCTGTTACTTAATATGATCgattttgaggtcatcctgggcatggactggttatccccatatcacgccatccttgattgttaTGCCATGACTGTTACtttagcgatgccagagttgccgatATTGGATTGGAAGGGTTCTTCCGTTAGTtcatctagtcaggttatctcttttctgaagggtCGACATCTGgtcaagaagggttgtttggcgtATCTAGCATATGTTCGGGGTACCACTGCAGAGTCTccgatgattgattcagtgccagtagttcgggaatttgccgatgtgtttccttctgaccttcctgGCATGCCgccagattgtgatattgatttccgtattgatttggctccaggtacccagcctatatctatcccatcataccgtatggctccgaaagagctgAAGGAGCAGCTTTAG